A segment of the Actinomycetes bacterium genome:
TCACTGGCCGACTCCGAGCCACCGAGGCCCTTCCAGGTGCCGAAGCGGGAGAGCGCGACGACCACCGGCCAGCGCTGGGCGGCGCAGAAGGGGCAGTACTCCGCCCCGACGTAGAGGACCTGGGGCTTGCCGTCCTGGGTGATCGCCCTGGCGTCCGGCACCCGGGTCGGCGGCGTCTCGCTGGTGCCGGCGCCGACCGCGTCCAACGCGGACGGGGGGACGCTGGTCGCCGCCTTGACCGCCGCATCGGCCGAGCTGGTGGACGCCGCGGCCGGGTCGTCGGCGCCGTCACCGAACCCGGCGACGCTGGCCACCACCAGCCCGGTCAGGACGAGGGCGACCGCAGCGATGGACGCCACGGCGATCCGCAGCCGGCGGCGGCGCTCGGCGTGCGCCCGCTCGGCGGCGAGCTCGCCAGCGCGGCGCTGGCGATCGGCCGCCTTCCTCGAGTTCGAAGTCGGCGTACGGCTGCTCATGGGCGCGCTTCAGCGGTCACCCGACCAGTAGAGCGCGCCGCGATCCCTCGTGCCGAGGGCCGGACGGTCCGTGTCGCGGGGGACGTTGGTCCCGACCGGTCTAGCGCTTGCGCGTGACGCGCAGGATCATCCCGTCGTTGCCCGTGGTGACCGTCAGCCCGTCGCGGTGCAGCCGGGTGCGGGTGGGCTGGCTGGGGTCGGGCTGGACGTCCTGCGGGTCCTCGAGGACGGCCCGGATCTGGTCATCGGAGATCTTCATGCCGGCGGCCGCGGCTCGGGCGCCCTTGAGCATCCGCAGCGAGCCGGCGGCCGGCTGGCCGTTGACCGGGCCGCCAGACCGGACAGGTCCGCCCGTTCCGCCGGAGCGACCGGACGGGCCGCGACCGGCGGAGCGGACGTCGTGCGCCGGCTCGTCGACCTCGTACGGGTCGACCCCGTCCGGGACGGGCGGAGCCTGGAACACCAGCGCGGTGGTCCCGCTGCCGGTGCCGTTGGTGGGTGTGGTCATGTGTTCCTCCGTGGACCGGTGAGACCGCCGTTTACTTGTGGCGGTAGACCAGCCGGCCGCGGGTGAGGTCGTAGGTGGAGAGCTCGACGACGACTCGGTCCTCGAGCATGACGCGGATGTAGTTGCGCCGCATCCGGCCGGACAGGTGCGCCAGCACCTTGTGCCCGTTGGTCAGCTCGACGCGGAACATGCCGTTCGGCAGCGCCTCGGTGACGCGGCCCTCGACCTCGACAGCATCGGTCTTCTGCATGCAGGTCCTCTCGTACCGCCTCCCGGAGCGGGAGGCCAGGGCAACCGTTGCCCTGTGGATCACATCTCGTGGCGACCGGCTCGGCCCGGCGGGCTCGAGGTGCGTCGCCTGGGGGTGCCCGCGTGGCCACGGTCTCCCGTGGCCGGCAACTCGCAGGCCGGGGCTCCCGTCCAGGACGGGAGCGACAATCGGGTCAAACACGCCCGCGGGAACCGGTGTTCCCGCGTGTCCAACCCGGCCACTCTACCGCGCCGGCCCGCGTGCCGGTGCGCCGGGCAAGGACCGGTCCTTGCCCGGCGCACTCCCCTCCGCCGGCTCAGCGCCTCACAGCGGCCGCGGGGCGACCCGGCTCACCGTGTCCCCGCCGACCGCCCACAGCACCCCGCCGGCCGAGGTGAGGGCGGCGACGTCGTGCCCGACGTCCAGCGAGCCGAGCACGTCGCCGGTCGACGGCTCGATCCGCGTCAGGTGGCCGCGGAAGCCCACGACCCGGGCCACCCAGCCCGAGCCCGCCAGCTCGGCCACACCCAGGGTCAACCCGGGCAGCTCGGTCTCCGTGAGCACCTCTCCGGTGACCGGGTCGATCTGGGACACGCTGCTGCCGCAGATCCGCGACGACACCCAGACGCTGCGCCCGACGGCGACCCCGCCGCAGGCGCCGTCGACCGGGACGGTCGCCACCACCTGGTCGGTGCGCGGGTCGATCCGGACCACAGCGTCGTCGCTGTCGACGTTGACCCAGACCGATCCGGGCCCGACCGCCACATGGCCCGGTCCCTGCGGTGGGGTGCCCATGGGCACGGTCGCGACGACCTCGCGGGTCGCCGGGTCGATCCGGCTGACCGACGCGGTCGCAGAGCCGTGGTGGTTGGTGACCCAGACGGCGTCGGTGCCGGCAGCGAGCTGCCACGGGTCGTCGCCGACCGCGATCCGGTCCGTGACGGTGTCGTCCGACGGATCGATCCGTACGACGGTGTCCTCGGTCGGGCTGGTGGCCCAGACGGCGCCCGCACCGAACGCGACGAAGGTCGGCTCGCCGGCCGCGTTGTCCGCGCCGCGGCCGCCGATGTCGATCCTGGCGCGGACCTTGCCGGTCCGCCGGTCGAGCCGGACCACCTCGAGGCGCCGTGGCACGGTGACCCACACCGACCCCGAGCCGACTGCCAGGTGGAACGCCCCACGGACCTTGGTGCGGTCCACGACCTCGGCGACGACCGCCGTGCCGTCGGTCACCACCGCAGCCGGCGTCGTCGACGGGGTCGTGGTCGTCGTCGTGGTTGCAGACGTCGTCGTGGTCGCGCCGGCGGCTGTCGGCTCGTCCCCCGCGCAGGCCGCCAGCAGGCAGGCGACCAGGATGCCCACGGCTGCCCCCGTGAGCCGTTGTCCGGTGGTCCTTCCCATCTCGGTCCTCCCCCTCGCGTGTCGGATGTACGGGCCCTGAGACGTGCACCACCCGGATCGGTTTACCTGTCAACCGAAGCCGCGCTGGTGCGTCACTCAGGGCGTCGGAAGGCGGATACTGCGGCCAAGGGGCTGACACGTGGACGAGAGCCAGGTGTGTGCGGGCGCCGTGGTGGCCGACCCGCCCACCGGCGACCTCGTCGGCTCCCTGTTCGCCGCCCACTACCCGCGGCTGGTCCGGCTCGCCGTGCTCCTCGTCGACGACCAGGAGACCGCGGAGGACGTGGTGATGGACGCCTTCACCGGTCTGCACCGCCGGCGGCTCTGGCTGCGGGACCCCGACGACGGCTTCCGCTACCTGCGCTCGGCGGTGCTCAACGGGTCGCGCAGCAAGCTGCGGCGCCGCCGCACCGTGCGCAACACCGACCTGCCGGCGCCACCGACGACGACCGGCTCCGCCGAGGAGGAAGCCCTCCAGCGCTCGCGCGAGCGCGAGCTGGTCGCCTACGTGCGTGGCCTGCCCCAGCGTCAGCGCGAGGTCGTCGTGCTGCGCTACTACGGCGGCCTCAGCGAGGCCGAGATCGCCGCCGAGCTGCGGATCAGCCGAGGGACGGTGAAGGCCCACGCGTCCCGGGCCCTCGA
Coding sequences within it:
- a CDS encoding DUF929 family protein, with the translated sequence MSSRTPTSNSRKAADRQRRAGELAAERAHAERRRRLRIAVASIAAVALVLTGLVVASVAGFGDGADDPAAASTSSADAAVKAATSVPPSALDAVGAGTSETPPTRVPDARAITQDGKPQVLYVGAEYCPFCAAQRWPVVVALSRFGTWKGLGGSESASDDVYPRTRTLTFHGASYTSDYLSFTGVETSTNQKVNGAYEKLDELKGEDARTFVTYARPPFISGPAGSIPFLSLGGEFVLGGSQYVPDVLVGKSRTDIASALDDPQSDTAQAVNGSANVLTAALCELTDGQPHNVCMSTGVMTAAKKLDAGS
- the infA gene encoding translation initiation factor IF-1 codes for the protein MQKTDAVEVEGRVTEALPNGMFRVELTNGHKVLAHLSGRMRRNYIRVMLEDRVVVELSTYDLTRGRLVYRHK
- a CDS encoding SigE family RNA polymerase sigma factor, which encodes MDESQVCAGAVVADPPTGDLVGSLFAAHYPRLVRLAVLLVDDQETAEDVVMDAFTGLHRRRLWLRDPDDGFRYLRSAVLNGSRSKLRRRRTVRNTDLPAPPTTTGSAEEEALQRSRERELVAYVRGLPQRQREVVVLRYYGGLSEAEIAAELRISRGTVKAHASRALDALARAMEGGR